In one Culex quinquefasciatus strain JHB chromosome 2, VPISU_Cqui_1.0_pri_paternal, whole genome shotgun sequence genomic region, the following are encoded:
- the LOC119766525 gene encoding RNA-binding protein 25-like, protein MTKKQRRRRESDEARAARLENLRQAQKKHLQNETPEQRQFRLERMKMYADIRRKRESPEERNARLQKLRENQRRRLMAETAEAREARLKKMRDDAAKRRKVQVQSSGESEDEQGSESGKSEEPCFHVRADFLPELHIKQEID, encoded by the coding sequence ATGACCAAAAAGCAGCGACGACGACGGGAAAGTGATGAGGCCCGTGCCGCACGGTTGGAGAATCTGCGCCAGGCTCAGAAGAAACATCTCCAAAATGAAACCCCCGAGCAGCGCCAGTTCCGGCTGGAGCGTATGAAGATGTACGCGGACATCCGTCGCAAGAGGGAATCTCCGGAGGAACGGAACGCCCGGTTGCAGAAACTTCGGGAGAACCAGCGGCGTCGATTGATGGCAGAAACTGCTGAGGCGAGAGAAGCCAGGCTGAAGAAGATGAGGGATGATGCAGCGAAGCGTAGGAAGGTACAGGTGCAATCAAGCGGAGAAAGTGAAGATGAGCAGGGCTCGGAGTCAGGTAAAAGTGAGGAGCCTTGCTTCCATGTTAGGGCGGATTTTTTGCCAGAGCTGCATATAAAGCAAGAAATCGACTGA